ATTATATCTTAGTTTTTAAAATATTTTAGATATAATATCTACCAATCAAATAAAAAAGAGTTTATATTTAATGACAACAAAAGAGATTTTATCAGTTTTAAAAAATGAAACATCAAAATCAGACTATGACAGATACCTAAAACAACTTATATACAAAAAAATTTCATCTGACGATAACATAGCTATTTTTGAAGTTCCTAATAAATACATTGCAAACTGGATAAAAAGCAAATATTCAAAAATCATTCAACACTGTATTGAAACAATAGACGGTACTAAGCCAACTGTTGAGATAAAATTAACAGGTGAAAAGAAAACTAAAAAAGAGATATTAAAAGAACAAGTTGGAAAAACAGATGTAGAAAGCACTATTTTAAATCCATCATATACTTTTGATTCTTTTGTAGTTGGTTCATCAAATCAAATGGCTTTTAATGCTTCACTTGCTGTTTCAAAAAAACCAGGTATTCAATACAATCCCTTATTTATCTATGGTGGGACTGGTTTAGGTAAAACTCACTTGCTTCAAGCAATTGGAAATGACGCAATAGAACATGGTAGAACAATTATTTATGTTACGATTGAACAGTTTATGAATGACTTTACTTTTGCAATTAAAAACAAAAATATGGAACACTTTAGAAGTAAATATAGAAAATGTGATGTTTTATTAATCGATGATATTCAATTTTTAAGTGGTAAAGAACAGACTCAAGAAGAGTTTTTCCACACTTTTAATGAACTTCATAATGCAGAAAAACAAATAGTTATGACTTCAGATAGACTTCCATCTCAAATAGCTGGACTTGTTGATAGATTAAAATCAAGATTTGAGTGGGGTTTAACAGCTGATGTTCAAATACCAGGATTAGAGACAAAAATAGCAATTATTGAAAAAAAATCTGAATTAAATGGTATTCATTTAGAAAGAGAAATAGTAAATTATATTGCTACAAACCTTGATAATTCTATTAGAGAAATAGAAGGTGTACTAATTAGAATAAATGCTAGTGCAGCCTTACTTAATCAAGAGATTAACTTACCAATGGTACAAAATCTTTTAAAAGAACAAATCAAAGAGACAAAAGAAAATATAAAACTTCCTGATATAATAACAATCGTTGCAATAGAGCTTAATATCAAACCAAGTGATATTAAATCTAAAAAAAGAACAGCAATTGTAGCAAATGCAAGAAGAATAGTGATATATTTAGCAAGAGAATTAACACACAACTCTATGCCAGATATTGCTAAGTTTTTAGGAATGAAAGATCATAGTTCAATTTCTCATAATATTAAAAAAGCAAATGAGTTAATTGAAAAAGATGAAAATTTCAAACTTATAATAGAAAATTTGAAAAATAAAATCATAAATAGAGGGTAGGTGTAGAAAAGTTTCAAACCATTATGTGAATAGATGTGAATATCTTTAATCTTTTAGTCACTCTTACAAGAGTTGATTGTATCGAATTAAATCAAGAGTTTTCATCTATTCACATAGTCTACTACTACCACTAAATAAAATAATAAATAAAGGGGATAACATGAGATTTATCATTGCTAAAAATATCTTTGAAAATATAATCTCTTCAATGCAACCATTTTTAGAAAAAAAAGATTCTAGTTCTATTACTTCACATATATATTTAGAAGTAATAAATTCTAAATTAATATTAAAAGCTACAGATTATGAAATTGGATTAGAATCTTATGTAAATGATATTGAAGAATCAACAGATGGAAAAGGTACAGTTAACGGAAGTAATCTATTAGGTATTATTAAAAGATTAAAAAATGACAAAATCATTGTTGAAACTATAGATAATAACTTAGTTATAAAACAAAGCAGATCAACTTTTAAATTACCTATGTATGATGCTAATGAATATCCTAATCTAATTATGAATACTGAATTAAATATATTAAATATTTCAACAATTAGTTTAGTAAATAGCATAAGAAAAATTACACCAGCTATTGATAACAATAATCCAAAATTTGAATTAAATGGTGCTTTAATTGATATTAAAAATTCTAAAATAAATTTTGTAGCAACAGATACAAGAAGACTTGCTATTTCTCATTTACAAAATATTTCAAATAATGAATCTCAATTTATCATTCCTAAAAAAGCAATTATAGAAATTCAAAAACTATTTTTAGATGATGCGAAGATAGCTTATGATGATACAAATTTAGTGATAGAAACTGATAATTCTAAATTTTTTACAAAATTAATTAATGGAAAATTTCCAGATTATGAAAGAATTATTCCAAATAGTTTAAAATATAATTTAACATTACCAAAAGCTATGTTAATTGATTCTATTAAATTAGTTACATCTTTGTTTTCAAATATTAAAATTACATTTTCTCCAAATTCTATGGTATTTGAATCTTTAGATGAAGATACAGAATCTAAAACTCAAATTGATATTGATTTAAATATTAGTGAAAATTTTTATTTAGCAGTAAATGCTAAATATTTATTAGATTTTTTAAGCATGTCAAATAATGAAAATGTTGTAGTTGGATTCAATGAATCTAATTTACCATTTTATTTAGAAGATGATAAATTTTTTACAATTGTAATGCCAATTGTGCTAGACAAATAAAAAAGGATAATTAATGAGCCAAGAGTATGGTGCTAGTAATATTAAAGTTTTAAAAGGTCTTGAAGCTGTTAGAAAAAGACCAGGTATGTATATTGGTGATACTAACACTAATGGATTACATCATATGGTTTACGAAGTTGTTGATAACTCTATTGATGAAGCAATGGCTGGATATTGTAAAAATATAAAAATTACTATGACAAAAGATCATTGGATAAGAGTTGAAGATGATGGTAGAGGTATTCCAACAGCTATTCACGAAGGTGAAGGTATTTCAGCTGCTACTGTTGTTTTAACAGTACTTCATGCTGGTGGTAAATTTGATAAAGATACATATAAAGTTTCTGGTGGTCTTCATGGGGTTGGGGTTTCTGTTGTAAATGCCTTATCTAAAGAAGTGAAAATGACTATTTACCGAGAAGGAAAAATTCATTATCAAGAGTTCTCAAAAGGTATTCCAAAAGCTCCTTTAGAAGTAATTGGAGATAGTCCTAGAAAAACTGGTACTACTATTGAATTTTTAGCTGATGATTCTATTTTTGAAGTAAATACTTATGATTTTGCTGTTTTAGCAAAAAGATTTAGAGAAGTAGCATATTTAAACTCATTTATTTCTATTACTTTAATAAATGAAATAACTAAAAAAACAGAAGTTTATCATTTTGAAGGTGGTATTAAACAGTTTGTTGAAGATATAAATACAGCAACAGCTGTATCAGACGCAGTTGCATTTAATGACAATGTTGATGGCGTTGAAGTTGATATTGCTGTTATGTATAATGATACTTATGTTGAAAAAACTTTATCTTTTGTAAATAATATTAGAACAATTGATGGGGGAACTCATGAGGCTGGATTTAAAGCTGGACTTACAAGAAGTATTGTTAAATATTTAAATGAAAATGCAGCAGCTAGAGAAAAAGATACAAAAATTACAGGTGATGATGTAAGAGAAGGTCTTATTGCTATTATTTCTGTAAAAGTTCCAGAACCACAATTTGAGGGTCAAACAAAAGGTAAACTTGGAAGTTCTTATGTAAAACCTATTTGTCAAAGATTAACATCTGAACAATTAGATAAATATTTTGAAGAAAATCCAGCACAAGCAAAAGCTATTATGGACAAAGCCTTAATGGCAGCAAGAGGTAGAGAAGCTGCTAAAAAAGCTAGAGATATGACTAGAAAAAAAGATGCTATGACAGTAGGAACTCTTCCTGGTAAACTTGCAGAGTGTCAAAGTAAAGATCCAGCTATTAGAGAATTGTACCTAGTGGAAGGGGACTCTGCGGGAGGTTCTGCAAAACAAGGTAGAGATAGGGTTTATCAAGCAATTTTACCACTTAAAGGTAAGATTTTAAATGTTGAAAAATCAAGACTTGATAAAATTTTAAAATCTGATGAAATTAGAAACATGATTACAGCTCTTGGTTGTGGTATTGGTGAAGATTTTGATGAAGAAAAAATCAGATATCATAAAATTATTTTCATGACGGATGCGGATGTTGATGGATCGCATATTCAAACACTATTATTAACTTTCTTCTTTAGATTTTTAAGACCAGTTATTGAAAAAGGTTATTTATATATTGCTCAACCACCTCTTTATAGATATAAAAAAGGTAAAAATGAGACGTATTTAAAAGATGATAATGCCCTATCTGCTTTCTTAATAGAAAATGGTTTAGAATCATTTGAATTCCAAGGTCTTGGATACAATGACTTAGTGGATTTATTTAAAACTGTTTCTAGATATAGAGGAATGTTACAACAATTAGAAAAAAGATACTCTTTAGCAGAAGTTTTAAAACACTTAATTGAAAATTCAAATTTAGTAAATTTAGATTATCAAGCTTTATATGAAGAAGTAAAAGGTTTCCTAGAAGCAAAAGGTTATAATATCTTATCTAAGAGATTAACGGATGAAAGTATTCAACTTTTTGTTCAAACAAAAGAGGGTCTTGAAGAGTTACTAATTGATGATGAACTTTTTGCATCACCATATTTTAGTGAAGCTACTTATATTTATAACAAATTAGTAGAAAGAGATTTAACTGTATTTGAAGGTAGAGATTTAGTAGAAATATTAGATGAAATTGAAACTTTAGCTAAAAAAGGTGCATATATCCAAAGATATAAAGGTCTTGGAGAAATGAATCCAGAGCAACTTTGGGAAACAACAATGACACCAGAAGCAAGAAGACTTCTAAGAGTGACTATTGATGATGCAACTGTTGCATCTGATACTTTCACGCTATTTATGGGTGATGAAGTAGAGCCAAGAAGAAACTACATCGAAGAGCACGCAAAAGACGTAGAACACCTAGACGTTTAAAAGACATCTTTTAATTAATTTCTGCGTTGGAGGCTGAGTTTTTACTCAGTCACCTACTTTTAGTAGGCTCCTTCGCAAAAACTCACCTCCGCCTTGACCTTAAATAAAATATGACTTTTAGTAATAATATTTTGTTATTGCTTTTATATAACAAATATGTTATAATTTTCCCATGAATTGGAATATAGAATACTTTAATGAAAGTGTAGAAAACCAAATACTAGATTTACCTGTTGGTTTATTGGCGAGATATTTAAAACTTACAGATATGATGTTAATACATGGATCAAATTTAGGTTTACCACACACAAAATCTTTAAGTAGTGGACTTTTTGAGCTTCGTTTAAAAAGTAAAGAAGGTATTGGGAGAGTATTTTATTGTACCAAAGTTGGTAAAAATATTATTATGCTTCATTCATTTGTAAAAAAATCTCAAAAGATTCCTAAGAATGAAATGGATATAGCATTACAAAGATTAAAAGAGGTAAAAGAAAATGACTCATGAAGAATTAAAACAAAAAGCATTACAAAATAAAAATGTAAAAAAAGAATATGATGATTTAGAATTAGAGTTTCAACTTCTAAACGAGATGCTTCACGCTAGAAAAGAGGCTGGATTAAATCAATTACAAGTTGCAGAACTTATGGGAACTAAACAAACAGCAATAACAAGACTTGAATCAGCTTTAAGTGCGGGTGGTCATTCTCCATCACTTACAACATTAAAAAAGTATGCAAATGCTGTAGGGTGTCACTTGGATATTAAATTTGTAAATAACAGAGAAAGTATATAGCATAAAAAAGAAAACATATATTATTTAATTATAAATGTTTTCTTATATGTTATAATATTTTTATATGAAAAACCTAAAATACCTAAACCACTACCCAAAAGACATAATCTCACAAATACAAAAGTTAATAGATGATAAAAAGCTTGATAAGTATTTGTTAAATAAATACAAAACTTCCCATGAGTATAAAAATGATAAAGCCCTCTACTCTTATGCTATGGATTTTAAAAATAGCTATTTGAAAAAGTCACTTCCTCTAAGTAAGGTGATTTATGATGGTAAGATAAATGTTATTAATGATGCTTTGGGTTTACATACTATTATTTCTCGAGTTCAAGGTGGGAAGTTAAAAAGTAAAAATGAGATACGAATAGGAACTTTGTTTAAAAATGTTCCAGAAGAGTTTCTTAGAATGATTGTAGTGCATGAATTAGCTCATTTAAAGGAAAAAGAACATGATAAGGCCTTTTATAGTTTATGTTGCTTTATGGAGCCTAATTATCATCAATTTGAATTTGACCTAAGAGTTTATCTTACATATATGGATTTATATGGAAAACTTTATTAATATATAACAATCTGCAATAAAATTAATCCACTTTAAAAATTTATCTTATACTTCTACAAATCATATGATTAATGTCCCTTTTAAATGGGACATTTAAAGAAGAACTCGTTCTTCTCTTTAGGATTTCTCAAAGAGAGTGCAAGCACAAGGTTTCTTTAATTGGGATTTATTTCCAATGCTAAAAGAAATCATAAAATTACAGTCCCTTTTAAATGGGACATTTAAAAGGAATAATAAAATGAATATATGTGGAATAGAACTAAAAGCAAATCAAACAATCTTAGCAGTACAAATAGATGGTGAATATAAAGATTTAAAAACAAAAAAGATTACTTTGGAAGATGATGAAAAACAAGAGTCAATAAGAAGTTATTGTAATGACTTATTAGTATTTTTAACGCAAAATGATATTGAGCAAGTATATATTAAAAAAAGAGCAAAAAAAGGAAATTTTGCAGGTGGTGCAGTTACTTTCAAAATGGAGAGTTTAATCCAACTAAATCCCAAATGTACAGTTGATTTGGTATCCGCTCAAGCTATGGGAAGTTTTGAGAGAAAAAATAGTATTGAGTACCCAGAAGCTTTAAATAAATATCAAGAACAAGCTTATCTTACAATTTTAACTTCTAAATAAAAATAGCTTACAAAAATGTAAGTCAAATAAAGCGGAATTATCAAAAATGTCAAAATTATGTATAATTTTTTTGTAAAATAGTCTATTTTACGTTAAAGTTTTGTTTATCTTTTAAAAAAAATTTTACTTTTTTGCTAAAAGATAGCCTAAAAATCGATATTACACATTATTTGTTCTTATATAAGAACAAGTCCTTATATAAGTATAGTTTAAGCTTTAACATATAATACTTAAGTTTATTAAACAGTAGTTTAAAAAAAAATAAGAAATTTAAACTCAGTTTTTTAAAGTATATAACAAAGGGGAAAAAATGTTTAAGAAATTACTAAAGCTATCTTTAGCTATAGGAATGTTTGCTACGTTCTTACAAGGGGCAAGTACGTTTACTTTAAAGTTACAGTCAGCAGATCCATCGGGGTCTATTAATTTTAAGTTACAAGAGAAGTGGGCAAAAACCGTTGCTACTATGACTAATTCTGATATTAAAATTGAAATTTTACCAGTAAATAGTATTGTAAAATATACTGAAACATTAGATGCAATTGGTGCAGGTGTTCTTGATGGAGAGATATCTTCAATCGCTTATTTTTCTGGTAAAGATCCAGCATTTGCTTTAATGGGAAATACTGTTGGTGCTTGGAGTGATCCAAATGATTTAATTTTGTTTATGGAGTATGGAGGAGGAAATGAATTTATGAATAAATTGATGAATCCTTATGGTGTAACATTTGTTTCTGCTATGACAAATGGTTTAGAATCATTAGTTGCAAAAAAACCAATAAGAAGTGTTGCTGAATTAAAAGGCTTGAAAATGAGAGCACCAGAAGGTCTTGTTCAAGCAGTATTTAAAGCAGCTGGAGCAGCACCTGTAAATTTACCATATAGTGAAGTATTTACTTCATTGGATAAAGGGGTAATTGAAGCAGCAGATGCATCTACCTTGGCTGTAAATGCTCAAGCAGGACTTAATAAAATTGCAAAATATCCTATCTTCCCAGGTTTTCATTCTATTCCTTTAATGGATCTTTCAATTAATACTAAACTTTGGAATAAAATGCCAAAAAACTACCAAGAAATAATTAAAGTTTCTTTTAGAGATTATGTGAGACAAATTATTTCTACAATAAAACTTTCTGATAAAGCAGAAGCAGCAAGAGCAACTGCTACTAAAGATTATACTATTATAACTTGGCCAGAATCAGAAAAAATAAAATTTAGAAGAATAGCACAAGGTGAGTGGAAAAAAATGTCTACAGAATCTCCTAATGCAAAAGAAGCATATGATCTTATTACTAAGTTCTTAAAAGATAATGGAATGATTTAATGGAAAATTCTGAGCTGAAATATAATAAACTCGACCGATTGATAATTTCAATCGGTCGAAAGATTTGTATTTTTTATATAGTTTGTTTTATCATTATTTGTTATGAGGTATTTTCTCGATATGTACTTAATTCGCCTACTTCTTGGGTTCAAGAAACAACAACTTTGATAGCAGGTATTTTATTTATTTGGGGAGGATTACACTCTTTAACAACTGATAGACATATAAAAATAACTATTTTATATGATATGCTAACAAAAAAATACAAATATTATGTTGATATTTTAATTTCAACATTATTAATAATATGTTTAGTATTTATGAACTATTCAGCTTTTTTACTTTTCAAAAGTTCTTGGTTTAAGCCTTGGGGTGCTTTTTATATGGAAACTTCTGGTTCTGCGTGGAATCCACCATTTCCAGCAATATCAAAACTTGTTTTATTTGTGGTTTTAATATTGATGCTTATACAAGTACTTGTTAAATTTATTTCTATACTTAGGAGAAAATAATGTTTGAATTACTTAATATTTCTTCTATGGGAATAGAAGCTGGTAGTTTATTGATGCTAGGAATGATAATTGGATTATTGATTCTTGGATTACCTTTGGCATTTATAACTGCCTTGGTTGCTGGATTCTTCTTGCTTTTTTGGATTGGACCTCAAGCTTCAAGTTTAATATCAACAAGAGTTTATGCCTTTGTTACATCTTATGCCTTTGTGTCCGTGCCCATGTTTGTATTGATGGCCGCCATACTTGATGGATCAAATATATCTAAAGACTTATTTGCTGCTATGAAATCTTTCAGTGGTAATATAAGAGGTAGTGTTGCTATTCAAACTATAGTTCTAGCAGTTTTTTTAGCTGCAATGTCTGGAATTATAGGTGGTGAAACAATTTTATTAGGGATGATTGCCCTTCCTCAAATGTTAAAAATGGGTTATGATAAAAAACTTGCAATTGGGGTTGTTGTTTCAGGTGGTGCTTTAGGAACTATGGTTCCCCCATCTATTGTATTGATAATTTTTGGTTTAACAGCAAATGTTTCAATTTCAGATTTGTTTACAGCAGCATTTATACCAGCTTTAATGCTTGCAGGATTTTATGTAGCCTATGTATTAATAAGAGGATACTTAAATCCAAGTATGGTTCCTGAATCAGTACAAGAATATGTTCCTTGGAGTGAGAAATTTAAGGCTTTAAAAAAAGTTATTCTACCATTATTTGTCGCAGCAAGTGTTTTAGGAAGTATTTATATGGGAATTGCATCAGTTACAGAATCTTCTGCTATTGGTGTATTAGGTATCACGATTTCAGTATATTTAAGAAAAGAACTTACTTGGAAATTGATGGTTGATAGTGCTTATAAGACCTTAGAGACTTGTGGTACTATTATTTGGATAGGAATAGGTGCTACTTTATTAGTAGGTGTTTTTAATCTTATGGGAGGAATTGAGTTTGTTAAAGGTGTAATATTAGCACATGGAAGTGGTTCCCCTGTTTATATAATATTTTTAATGATGGTAATTCTATTTTTCTTAGGTATGTTTTTGGATTGGGTTGGAATTGTTTTATTAACAATACCTATTTTTATGCCAATTGTTATTGCCTTAGGTTATGACCCTGTTTGGTTTGGTGTGTTGTTTGCTTTAAATATGCAAATAGCATTTTTATCCCCTCCATTTGGAACGGGTGTATTTATTTTAAAAACTGTTGCTCCATCAGATGTATCACTAGGTGATATATTTAAAGCTGTAATTCCTTTTATAATGTTACAGGCTTTAGCAATTGTCGTGTTAATTATATTTCCAGAAATTGCATTATGGTGGAAATAAAAATTTTATTTGTAATTATTTGAATATATAAAAGTTAATAAGGAGAAAATTATGTCAGAAAAAAGAGTTTATGAAATGTATATTAATGGAGAGTTTGTTTCTAATAAAGGTGAAACAACTCCCGTAATTAATCCTTCAACAAAAGAGATTATTTCTTATATTCCAAAAGGAAATGCAGAAGATGCAAAAGTTGCTATTGATGCAGCACACAATGCACAAGATGCATGGGCAAAATTACCAGCAGTTGAGCGTGGTAATTACCTAAGAAAGATTGCACAAAAGATTAGAGAAAATAGTGATATGCTTGCAAAAACAATTACCCAAGAGCAAGGTAAAGTATTAGGTTTAGCAGAAGTTGAAGTTAATTTTACTGCTGATTATCTAGATTATATGGCAGAATGGGCGAGAAGATATGAAGGTGAAATAATCCAAAGTGATAGACCAAATGAAAATATCTTTTTATTTAAATTACCAATAGGAGTAGCAACTGGTGTATTACCTTGGAATTTCCCATTTTTCTTGATTGCAAGAAAATTAGCTCCTGCACTTTTAACAGGTAATACTATTGTTATAAAACCAAGTGGTGAAACTCCAAATAATGCCTTTGAATTTGCAAAATTAGTTGACCAAATAGATCTTCCAAAAGGTGTATTTAACTTAGTTTCTGGATCTGGTTCAACTGTTGGAAATGAACTTGCAGCAAATGAAAAAGTAGGAATTGTAAGTTTTACAGGAAGTGTTCCAACAGGTGTTAAAATCATGGAAGCAGCTTCTAAAAATGTAACAAAAGTATCACTAGAATTAGGTGGAAAAGCACCTGCGATTGTTATGGCAGATGCTAATCTTGATATAGCAGTTGAAGCTATCAAAAATTCAAGAGTTACAAATAATGGACAAGTTTGTAATTGTGCTGAAAGAGTTTATGTACATAAAAGTATTGCAAAAGAGTTCACTGATAGAATCACAAAATCTATGGCTGCTTTAACTTGTGGTAATCCTTTAACAGAAAAAATTGATATGGGACCACTTATTAATGAAGATGCTATTACTCATGTTCAAAAACTAGTTGATTCAGCAGTTGCAGCAGGAGCTTCTATTACAACTGGTGGTAAAAGATGTGATAGAGATGATGGATACTTCTATGAGCCAACAGTAGTAATTGATGTAAAACAAGATATGGATATTATCAAAGAAGAGATTTTTGGACCAGTACTTCCAATCGTAACATTTGATACACTTGATGAAGCTATTGCTTTAGCAAATGATAGTGAGTTTGGATTAACTTCATCAATCTATACACAAAACCTTGATATAGCTATGAGAGCTTGTAAAGAGATAAAATGTGGTGAAACATATATCAATAGAGAAAACTTTGAAGCAATGCAAGGTTTCCACGCAGGATGGAAAAAATCTGGTATAGGTGGAGCTGATGGTAAACATGGTTTAGAAGAGTTCTTACAAACAAAAGTTGTATATTTACAATACGATTTAAATAAACAATAATCTATCTATCAAAATAAGTTACCTTCTAAGGTAACTTATTTAAAACTACAAATTTCTATAACATCTATTTCAATTAATTATTTCATTTTATAAAAAGTATTTAAATTTATTTTTAGGAGAGATATGCGAGATAATCTCTTATCTCACATAGTAGAATTTTTTAAGCTTCTTTTTTTACTTCTATTAAGTTATCTCTATTTAAAGTAACACCAAATCCTGGTTTATCAGAAACTTTTAGTTTCCCATTTACAGGAACGGGTTCATCTAATAATAGTGGGTAATACTGTGGTAATACTTTATCAGCTTTTGGTGCCATCATTAAACATTCTGTAAAAGGTGATGATAGCTTAGTAATAACATAATGGTGGCTATAAACACCACTTCCATGAGGTATAACTAATTTACCTGCAGCTTCTGCTAGATTACCTATTTTGATTAGTTCAGTCATACCACCACACCAACCAACATCTGGTTGTAATATATCTAAATCACACATTTCAATTAACATTTTGAAACCATATTTAGTAGCTTCATGCTCTCCACCTGTGACCATCATAGTATTACCAGCTGCTTTTTTTAAGTCTCTATAAGCCCAATAATCATCAGGATTAAAACACTCTTCAATCCATTTCATACCAAGTTTTTCAGACTCATGCATAAGTTTTTTTGCATATGGAAGATCTAGTGACATCCAACAATCCCACATCAACATAAAATCATCACCAACAGCTTCTCTCATTATTCTTGCGTATTCTATGTTTTTTTTCAATCCTTCTTCACCATCCGCTGGACCATATACAAGTGGCATCTTTCCACCAATAAAACCCATCTCTTTTGCTAAATCAGGTCTAGGACCAGTGGCATAAAACTCTAATTCATCCCTTACTTTTCCACCAATCATAGAATAAACAGGTTCATTTCTTATCTTACCTAGTAAATCCCAAAGGGCAAGGTCTACAGCAGAAATAGCATTCATAACTATACCTTTTCTACCATAATAAAGTGTTCCTCTGTACATTTGTTCCCACATCTTTTCGATGTCTGAGGGATTTTGACCTACAATAAATCTATCAATATGATTCATTACTAACCATGCAGCTGGATAACCACCAGTTGAGATACCAAAACCTACATTTCCAGTATTGTCTTCAACTTCTACTACAATAGTTTTAAGGGCATTAATTCCAAAGCTTGTTCTTGTTTGTTTATATTCAGGAAAAAGGCTCATTGGTGTTGATATTTGTTTAACAATCCAATGCTCTTCACCTTGATCGTGGTAATCAGCACCACCACCGCTTACTACGTAAGCTCTGATACTTTTAATTGTTCTTTTTGACATTTCCATAATTTACCTTTTAATTATAAGATATTAAGTTTTTGCAAATCACTTTTTAGTTCTTGCTTTTTTTCTTCACTTAAAGAATATGCTGGTAACTTTTCATATTTATTTTCTTTTAACACTCTAAAATATACAGCTTGTTTACAAGCTTGTAAAAGAGGTTGGCTATATGTATAAACTTTCATTGCACTATTCATTTTATCAAAGTACTCTTTTGTAAGTTCTTCATTTCCTTCATTAAAATATTTATATGTATTTACAGTAAATTCAGGTGCAAAGTTTACAGTAGCATTGATAAATCCATCAACACCTAGATTTAAAGCATCTATGGCTTGACTTTCAAAAGCACAAAAAACTGAAAAATCTTTTTTCTCATCTTTTATTTTTAACATTTTTTCAATATGTTTTATATCTTCAACAGTCTCTTTTATACCTATTAAATTGTCATTTTTTAAGGCGATTTTTCTAACAATATCATATGTAAAATCAAATCCACTCAATGTTGGGAAATTATAGATTAGTACATTTTTAGATGTTCTATTACATATTTCACCATAATATTTTATAATAGTTTCTTCATC
This portion of the Arcobacter nitrofigilis DSM 7299 genome encodes:
- a CDS encoding type II toxin-antitoxin system RelE/ParE family toxin, producing MNWNIEYFNESVENQILDLPVGLLARYLKLTDMMLIHGSNLGLPHTKSLSSGLFELRLKSKEGIGRVFYCTKVGKNIIMLHSFVKKSQKIPKNEMDIALQRLKEVKENDS
- the dnaA gene encoding chromosomal replication initiator protein DnaA, with translation MTTKEILSVLKNETSKSDYDRYLKQLIYKKISSDDNIAIFEVPNKYIANWIKSKYSKIIQHCIETIDGTKPTVEIKLTGEKKTKKEILKEQVGKTDVESTILNPSYTFDSFVVGSSNQMAFNASLAVSKKPGIQYNPLFIYGGTGLGKTHLLQAIGNDAIEHGRTIIYVTIEQFMNDFTFAIKNKNMEHFRSKYRKCDVLLIDDIQFLSGKEQTQEEFFHTFNELHNAEKQIVMTSDRLPSQIAGLVDRLKSRFEWGLTADVQIPGLETKIAIIEKKSELNGIHLEREIVNYIATNLDNSIREIEGVLIRINASAALLNQEINLPMVQNLLKEQIKETKENIKLPDIITIVAIELNIKPSDIKSKKRTAIVANARRIVIYLARELTHNSMPDIAKFLGMKDHSSISHNIKKANELIEKDENFKLIIENLKNKIINRG
- a CDS encoding M48 metallopeptidase family protein, with amino-acid sequence MKNLKYLNHYPKDIISQIQKLIDDKKLDKYLLNKYKTSHEYKNDKALYSYAMDFKNSYLKKSLPLSKVIYDGKINVINDALGLHTIISRVQGGKLKSKNEIRIGTLFKNVPEEFLRMIVVHELAHLKEKEHDKAFYSLCCFMEPNYHQFEFDLRVYLTYMDLYGKLY
- the dnaN gene encoding DNA polymerase III subunit beta codes for the protein MRFIIAKNIFENIISSMQPFLEKKDSSSITSHIYLEVINSKLILKATDYEIGLESYVNDIEESTDGKGTVNGSNLLGIIKRLKNDKIIVETIDNNLVIKQSRSTFKLPMYDANEYPNLIMNTELNILNISTISLVNSIRKITPAIDNNNPKFELNGALIDIKNSKINFVATDTRRLAISHLQNISNNESQFIIPKKAIIEIQKLFLDDAKIAYDDTNLVIETDNSKFFTKLINGKFPDYERIIPNSLKYNLTLPKAMLIDSIKLVTSLFSNIKITFSPNSMVFESLDEDTESKTQIDIDLNISENFYLAVNAKYLLDFLSMSNNENVVVGFNESNLPFYLEDDKFFTIVMPIVLDK
- a CDS encoding helix-turn-helix domain-containing protein gives rise to the protein MTHEELKQKALQNKNVKKEYDDLELEFQLLNEMLHARKEAGLNQLQVAELMGTKQTAITRLESALSAGGHSPSLTTLKKYANAVGCHLDIKFVNNRESI
- a CDS encoding DUF3010 family protein, which translates into the protein MNICGIELKANQTILAVQIDGEYKDLKTKKITLEDDEKQESIRSYCNDLLVFLTQNDIEQVYIKKRAKKGNFAGGAVTFKMESLIQLNPKCTVDLVSAQAMGSFERKNSIEYPEALNKYQEQAYLTILTSK
- the gyrB gene encoding DNA topoisomerase (ATP-hydrolyzing) subunit B, with translation MSQEYGASNIKVLKGLEAVRKRPGMYIGDTNTNGLHHMVYEVVDNSIDEAMAGYCKNIKITMTKDHWIRVEDDGRGIPTAIHEGEGISAATVVLTVLHAGGKFDKDTYKVSGGLHGVGVSVVNALSKEVKMTIYREGKIHYQEFSKGIPKAPLEVIGDSPRKTGTTIEFLADDSIFEVNTYDFAVLAKRFREVAYLNSFISITLINEITKKTEVYHFEGGIKQFVEDINTATAVSDAVAFNDNVDGVEVDIAVMYNDTYVEKTLSFVNNIRTIDGGTHEAGFKAGLTRSIVKYLNENAAAREKDTKITGDDVREGLIAIISVKVPEPQFEGQTKGKLGSSYVKPICQRLTSEQLDKYFEENPAQAKAIMDKALMAARGREAAKKARDMTRKKDAMTVGTLPGKLAECQSKDPAIRELYLVEGDSAGGSAKQGRDRVYQAILPLKGKILNVEKSRLDKILKSDEIRNMITALGCGIGEDFDEEKIRYHKIIFMTDADVDGSHIQTLLLTFFFRFLRPVIEKGYLYIAQPPLYRYKKGKNETYLKDDNALSAFLIENGLESFEFQGLGYNDLVDLFKTVSRYRGMLQQLEKRYSLAEVLKHLIENSNLVNLDYQALYEEVKGFLEAKGYNILSKRLTDESIQLFVQTKEGLEELLIDDELFASPYFSEATYIYNKLVERDLTVFEGRDLVEILDEIETLAKKGAYIQRYKGLGEMNPEQLWETTMTPEARRLLRVTIDDATVASDTFTLFMGDEVEPRRNYIEEHAKDVEHLDV